TTATTTTGTCCTTTATTCCTTAGTTTAAATCTAAAATCAGTAAATTTACCTCAGAGTAAAAACAACTgattttaagaaagctttataGTAAAAAGGGTAGAATATTTATttatcaaagatcaaatacgcTAATCATATTTCACTGAGATCTAAGCTGGAATTTGTTAACGAGGGAGCAAATTCAGAATTATCCCTTTTGGATAGAAAAATATATTCAACTGTGTCAAATTAGTAAATATACTCAATGCTTGTCTAATACTTTTTAGGGGGGAAGAGTGAGTGATGTATTACTGTGATTATGGTactatagaaaaaaaaaaaaacagaacaaGTGAGACGGGTCTTCTGTTGCATGTGTGTGTTTTACAAGCATGCTTTTATCATTCTTCTGTATTTGGATTTGGCTATCATGGAAATATGTAATTAAGTTGTTTGCTTTATGCACATCTCTACTTGCATGATTTTCCGGAGCGTGACCGATCTCAAGTCTCAAGTGACTAAACCTTGCTGCCtcaggggtcgtttggttgctggttaggaaGTGAATTATTCATGTACTAAGACCAATGTAGTTAGTACCACTTTTGGTAGCATTTTAGTtgctatgtataaaattcagCACACCAGTACGGTGTTTTTGGTTACCGGTTTACAATctcgcataactaatacatgtataagttatgagggaatctatgtattattttgtttaggatagaagatggaataactaatacctgcataactaatCCCTACATAATTAATCCATGCATTACTACtacctgcataactctaaccaacagccaaacgaccccttagtgcATTTTGAAGAATATGTTGGGTCAGTTTGCTACCACTTTGTGTTGATGTGCGCCTCATGAAACTTTCATGAGTGGAATTTAAGTAGCTTGCTCCAAATGAATTTTTGTCCGTTCAAGGTTCTCCTTGACTATCTTTATTCTTAGCTAAGTTGCCAATGACATGTCCTGATCCTAAAttatcaagaaaacaaagagactTGGTATAAATCCTGTAGTCTCGCTCAAGTGGTTCTTTGGGTAGTCCCCACCGTTTCTCAAATGTTAAAATGGTTAACCGACAGAACAATGCAAATTCTTCTTTCCAGACTGCAATATTGTGTattgtacactctaccctccccagaccccacattgtgggattctgctgggtatgttgttgttgttgttgttgttgttgtactgcAATATTGTGTattgtacactctaccctccccagaccccacattgtgggattctgctgggtatgttgttgttgttgtactgcAATATTGTGTATTGCACGATTGCCGGGAAACAAGAGCAATTGAGGCTTTTATTTCAAGTCCTAAGTTTCTCGATTGTTCTTCTGAGATCTAGATGAAGAAGTTTATCATATTTCTGTACAATAATTATGCTGATTTATTTTTAACTTCATCTCCATGGTTTGTCAAAGTGTAGAGATTGTTCTGATGAATCTTCAAGCACATGGATACTAGTGCCAAAATATAGTATTTCCATTGTgggaattattttttaatcagCAATTTTGTTGTGGTTTATATTTCCTTGGTTTAGTTTTTGGTTCTATTTTCACTCGCGATGATTCTACTCTTACAATTTGCTATCATGTTTCTTTAACGATTTGTGCTGGCTGTGTTTTCAGCAATTTATGCCGCCACCCTATGGTACTCCACCACATCCATACGTTGCAATGTATCCCCATGGTGTATATGCTCATCCATCTATGCCTCCGGTATAATCTTGTTGCTTGAGTGCATTGTCTTACTCTATGCATCTCAATTTTGATTTTGCTAACTAGAAACGGATATTTTCCAAATTGATCAGGGATCTTACCCCTTCAGTCCTTTTGCAATGCCTTCTCCAAACGGCGTCGCTGAAGCTTCAGTGAGTGCCTATGCTGAATATAAACAACTTTGCCCATGTAATCAATgcgagaaaatgacaaaaacggTCCTTTATCTTTGGTAGTAGGTtcaatagtcccttaagtatcaCTTGAGCAGtattggtcctttaagtttgccaaatgTGGACACTTTGGGTCTCCATCAGATATTTACCAATCTTTGATTGTTAAATTTAGTTGGAACTGTGGAAATTTTCTTTTACCTGAAATACCAGAAGTTTCCATCGAAATTCCAAAGATCGCAACATAAAAAACTACatcgatttttatttttttttgttcaaaaaaaaaaactacacagaacacaaaaaaagaaataaaaaataactaaaattaaaCCTCAAAAAGTAGCACCAGACTCTTGAAATAgacaaaaaataacataaactacAAAATCTAACAATCAAAGTTTGGTAAATATCTGACGGAGACCAAACGTGTTTACCTTTGAAAAACTTCAAGGACCAAGACTGTTCAAGTGatacttaagggaccatttttgtcattttctctaatCCATGCTTTAAGTTTTTCCAGCTCTTATACTGCttctttcatcttttttttgtGCAGGTTAGCAACCCTGGTAATGTCGAAGTGGATGGTAAGTCAGCTgagggaaaggaaaaattgCCGATTAAGAGATCTAAGGGAAGCTTGGGTAGTTTGAATATGATTACCGGGAAGAATAACGGACCTGGTAAGACATCTGGAGCATCTGCAAATGGAGCCTATTCTAAAAGGTATGGCCTCAACTGAATGATTCACGTGATCATAAAGAAAGATGTGGCTGTGACTGGTTTATGGTTAGAGCCGAGTCAACGGGAAATCTTCTTTACCccaaaaatgaaataacaaacGGGAGTTCATCTTAATCTTCTCAATTGTTACTATCCTTGTCTTCAAAGTATCTCAGACTCTTCTTTTGCTGGGAAAAGATACTCGCTGTCCAGGAATATATACTTATTGTTATTGGTTAGGTTGAGTACAAAAATATTTCACAGTATCGGATAAATTTAATATGTTTGTAGCTAATAATTATATTTCTATTCATGTGAGAATGTTTTTCTGcttaaattgttttaaattgTTCATGAGGCTAAATACCTTTGCCAATTTTGAGTTGCAGTGCCGAGAGTGGAAGTGAAGGGTCAAGTGAAGGAAGTGACGCTCATTCTCAAAATGTgggtattttatattttaacttGGTTTATTTCAATAATTATATAGTAGAAGGTAGTGTCTTATTTCCTGTTTATGGAAAGtataatatgtataaaatatagtGTCTTATTTCCTGTTTATGGAAagtataatatttataaaatatactttcCATCTTAAAGCATTGACTTTAGACTTCTCAGTGctttataaaattttcaacGAAGTCATAGTTATGTGCctctgtgtgtgtgtatgtatacatatatttttctttattttttttaaaaaaatttatgggAAAAAGCATACTCATTGTTATTTCAGTATGTCCACTGGTCAGTCGAGCCAGTATTTGTGTGAAAAACACCTTTTTCTATTTGGTACTACATCTTTGTCGTCTTGATTTTGTTAGGAGTCACCGATGAATTCAGGAGGCAGGCAAGATTCAGGTCTGGTGATATGAATTTCCTTTGAATAACTGGTAACTATTTTGGAAATGAATATAGTTGATGGATAAGTACTATGATGTCTTTGCTACAGCTGACGCATCTCAAAATGGAAACGCTGCACATGGTTCCCAGAATGGTGCTCCTCATTCGATGATTAATCAGACAATGGCAATCGTGTCAGCTGGGGGGCCCGGAGGTATTCCTGGCGGCCCCGCAACCAACTTGAATATTGGTATGGACTACTGGGGTGCTGCCACGTCACCGTCTATTCCTGCAATGCATGGAAAGGTACCTGTTTCAGTTGCTGGAGGGTTGGTTACTGCTGGATCACGAGATAGCGTCCAATCACAGATGTGGATTCAGGTATCCTTTTTGTGAGTCTCCATTTGTTGAGCAATTTTTATTCATTAATGTATTTAGCACTAGGGGTGGCAAAATTAGCCCATGAAAACATGACCCGCCCACCCCGCTCAACTTTGGGCGGATCAATGACCTACTAAGTGTGTTTATTTTGATATACATCACAAAATATCTACATCTGTGAATCCAGCTGCAAAATACTAGCTTTTACAATTCAACGTAGAGAATCTGATTCACCAAGTGCTAaataggggtgtcaaatgggccgGTTGGGCTGAATTAGGGCGTGTCAAATGGGCTGATCTGATTCACCACGTGCTAATTTAGAGAATGTGTTTCTGGACTTCTGGTTACATGAGAGAACTTTGAACTAAATGTTCAATATAGGCATCAAAGCACACTTGTGGGATCATTTTACTCACAGTGTATAGACGTTGTTATCATTAATGGCTTAATGTTAATGCACATATATTGCCTGGGATGGGTCAACTTGAGTTAGGATACGGAGTTGGAAGAGAATGCCAGGGGCCAAGATCTCTATGAATTCTATTATTTTGCTTCGTTCATTATGTGTTGAACAAAGGCAAAAACCTTAGTATTAAAAAATTACCCGTGGCTACCCAAGATCCCAGCATCACAATACCATATTTTTTGTCTAAACTGTGGAGTAATGCGCTTCTAATAAGGTGTAGCCCTTGCCATTCACACAGCACTTACCAGTCttctatgttttttttaaagggactGCACATAGTAGCACATCATCTGATTTTTCTGCAGTCCATTTCTGTCAAACTAATGCTcaacttttcttccttttcaatTGAGGATGTTTCTCTTTTAacatgagaaaatgacaaaaatggtcccttatgctTGATGGTAGGTTCAAAATGTCCCATAAGTATGCATTGATCAATTTTGGAGTTTGCTAAAAGTCAACACTTCTAGTCTCCGACAAATATTTGACAATTTATGTTCGTTAGATTTGACGTAAACgctgggaattttttttttaaccataaacaccaagaaagttccataaaatcctaaaatatgcaaTATAAAAATTTGCGCTAGGcactaaaaaatgtaaaaatagcATAAATTACCCTTTAAAAAGCTGCTCCAGACTctagaaataaatcaaaaatagcAGAAACTACAAAAAATGTATCTTTAAATGTGAGTTCCTGCTAGTTTCCGTTTTTTCCGTAGTTCCCATTAGATCTAACAGATAGAGTTCGGTAAATATTAGAcagagactaaaagtgttaacttttggctAACTTAAAGGACCGAAATTGTtcagtgcatacttaagggactattttgaacctaccctcaaacataGGGGACCATTTTCTCCTTTTAACTTAGTGTTTCTTCTCTTTCTGGATAGATTAATGCATTGTCTTTCTTTTGCAATCGAGTTCAGGATGAAAGGGAGATTAAGAGGCAGAAAAGAAAGCAGTCCAACAGGGAATCTGCCCGTCGATCTCGGTTAAGAAAGCAGGTATAAATTATCCTTCAGTAGTTTCCTTTGTCAATGTCGATCAGCCCTGATTCCACTGTTTCTTTGGGAGCAACCAGGCAGAGTGTGATGAACTTGCACAGCGTGCTGAAGTTTTAAAGGAAGAAAATGCCTCTCTTAGAGCCGAACTGAATCGTATCAGGAGTGAGTTCGAGCAACTTCATGCTCAGAATGCATCTCTTAAGGTATTTCTCTCTACCCTTCTTTAGTTCACCCAacagacaaataaaaaaataataataataataataataaagttcAGTGTAAATAGTTAGGATGAAAGATCAAAGGGATTATAGCATTTTTGGTCTCCAAGTAATTGGTAAATTCTGCTTTTGGTCTTTGTGATATATGATCCGGaatatttaaccttcaattagtTAAAATGTGTGTTTTGGTCCCTTGTAGAAAAtatattatgactatttatagtACTACATTACCGTCAAATATGGAGTAACAATACGAACTTAACGTAACACATGAGTAATTAAGTGATGCAACAATTAATAATTACggtaaatttgtgaatattcacaagcaaagagagagagagatcaaaACACACAAGTTCattaatttgaaggtttaatGTGCTTATTCTGATATCATAAGGACTAAAATCAGAATTTATCAATAACCGGCGGACCAAAAGTGCTATTAACCCAAGATCAAAGTATAAATATTCGTCAGGGCTGAGTAATAGTCATGACAAATCCATCAATAATAGCGTGAATCAGAAACTCAAGGATGAAAGATCAGAGGATAAATGTTCTTAGCTGCAGAACCAACGAACTGTAATGTAATGTTTACTCGGTGTGCATGTGCTTTAAAGTTCTAAAAAGtaaattctttaatttctttaaaCTTTATGTGTGTCTATCACCCTCTAATTGTGT
This portion of the Lycium ferocissimum isolate CSIRO_LF1 chromosome 1, AGI_CSIRO_Lferr_CH_V1, whole genome shotgun sequence genome encodes:
- the LOC132058181 gene encoding bZIP transcription factor 16-like isoform X1 produces the protein MGSSEMDKSSKESKEAKESKTPNSQEQASTTTAGPVNPDWSGFQAYSPMPPHGYMASSPQPHPYMWGVQQFMPPPYGTPPHPYVAMYPHGVYAHPSMPPGSYPFSPFAMPSPNGVAEASVSNPGNVEVDGKSAEGKEKLPIKRSKGSLGSLNMITGKNNGPGKTSGASANGAYSKSAESGSEGSSEGSDAHSQNESPMNSGGRQDSADASQNGNAAHGSQNGAPHSMINQTMAIVSAGGPGGIPGGPATNLNIGMDYWGAATSPSIPAMHGKVPVSVAGGLVTAGSRDSVQSQMWIQDEREIKRQKRKQSNRESARRSRLRKQAECDELAQRAEVLKEENASLRAELNRIRSEFEQLHAQNASLKERLGEVSGEDDPRTTHPSQTEPHQGGQ
- the LOC132058181 gene encoding bZIP transcription factor 16-like isoform X2, with translation MGSSEMDKSSKESKEAKESKTPNSQASTTTAGPVNPDWSGFQAYSPMPPHGYMASSPQPHPYMWGVQQFMPPPYGTPPHPYVAMYPHGVYAHPSMPPGSYPFSPFAMPSPNGVAEASVSNPGNVEVDGKSAEGKEKLPIKRSKGSLGSLNMITGKNNGPGKTSGASANGAYSKSAESGSEGSSEGSDAHSQNESPMNSGGRQDSADASQNGNAAHGSQNGAPHSMINQTMAIVSAGGPGGIPGGPATNLNIGMDYWGAATSPSIPAMHGKVPVSVAGGLVTAGSRDSVQSQMWIQDEREIKRQKRKQSNRESARRSRLRKQAECDELAQRAEVLKEENASLRAELNRIRSEFEQLHAQNASLKERLGEVSGEDDPRTTHPSQTEPHQGGQ